In Edaphobacter dinghuensis, one genomic interval encodes:
- a CDS encoding M1 family aminopeptidase: MKLISIFPQNRFQNRLCLLTLSVSLCSIVVTQSATGQQDKVLFSSDHPPTQSETKSAKSIDTISDAERSSLNFVDYDLDVHLIPAKSQLSVRAKLVVRNVGTEPLTDLAFQLSSSLTWESFAMRNGDRIVPLVFAQHLVDTDTDHTGQAKEAIVTLPQPLAPGATIELTTFYSGEIQQSAKRLERIGAPVDQAAAADWDKIAPDSTALRGFGNVLWYPTASAPALLGDGAKLFQLVGKTRLQQADATIHLRLAVEYTSNPPDAAFFCGQRQPLVAVNENVDAASAANAPGVATADFPRHPLGFRSPSLFLTAGAATTTDNNEIAAVTDHYDTVPSYAAAAIKVQPLLKEWLGPAPLTTLNIIDHSGQPFEDDSLLVAPMRAIDSDALAPSLIHSLTHAWFRSSHVWLDEGVPQFMSLLWLEHTQGRDIALQQLQQQINTLALVEPASTEAVDQPQGGQSLIQASDEIYYRTKAAAVLWMLRSIVGNDVLKQALQGYRQIGSQDDDPKEFQRVLERASHKDLNWFFNDWVYQDRGLPDLTIASVTPRQLPAQGLKAASWLVAIEVRNNGDAAAEVPVTVRSGALTTTERLRIMGRSSASTRIVFEGTPDEVIVNDGSVPEIGASTHTKQIVMH; encoded by the coding sequence TTGAAGCTGATATCCATCTTTCCGCAAAACCGTTTCCAGAATCGCCTTTGCCTGCTCACGCTCTCGGTCTCCCTGTGCTCCATCGTTGTGACTCAGTCCGCAACCGGGCAGCAAGACAAGGTCCTCTTCAGCAGCGACCATCCTCCTACACAGTCCGAGACGAAGAGCGCGAAGTCCATCGATACTATCAGCGACGCGGAGCGCAGCTCGCTCAACTTTGTCGACTACGACCTGGACGTGCACTTGATTCCGGCCAAGTCGCAGCTCTCGGTACGAGCAAAGCTCGTCGTACGAAACGTGGGAACCGAGCCACTCACCGATCTGGCCTTTCAACTGTCCTCATCGCTCACGTGGGAGAGCTTCGCGATGCGCAACGGCGATCGCATCGTTCCGCTGGTCTTCGCGCAGCACCTCGTCGACACAGACACCGATCACACGGGGCAGGCAAAAGAAGCGATCGTAACCCTACCGCAGCCTCTGGCCCCCGGAGCAACGATTGAGCTGACAACGTTCTACTCCGGTGAGATACAACAGTCGGCCAAGCGCCTGGAACGTATTGGCGCGCCGGTCGATCAGGCTGCAGCGGCAGATTGGGACAAGATCGCCCCGGACAGCACGGCGCTGCGTGGCTTCGGCAACGTATTGTGGTATCCCACAGCATCCGCGCCCGCGTTGCTGGGCGATGGAGCCAAGCTCTTCCAACTCGTCGGCAAGACCCGGCTACAGCAGGCCGATGCCACGATCCATCTGCGGCTCGCCGTCGAATACACCAGCAATCCACCCGATGCAGCCTTCTTCTGCGGCCAGCGCCAACCGCTGGTTGCTGTCAACGAGAACGTCGATGCGGCATCGGCAGCCAATGCGCCGGGAGTGGCGACAGCAGACTTCCCTCGTCACCCTCTGGGTTTCCGCTCTCCCAGCCTCTTTCTCACAGCAGGAGCCGCCACCACGACGGACAACAACGAGATCGCAGCCGTCACAGACCACTATGACACGGTACCCAGCTACGCGGCAGCCGCCATCAAAGTGCAACCGCTCCTGAAGGAGTGGCTTGGCCCGGCTCCTCTGACCACGCTCAATATCATTGACCACAGCGGCCAGCCGTTTGAGGACGACTCTCTTCTCGTTGCGCCGATGCGTGCCATCGATTCGGATGCATTGGCCCCATCGCTAATTCACTCCCTTACACACGCATGGTTCCGCTCCTCTCACGTGTGGCTCGACGAAGGAGTGCCGCAGTTCATGTCGCTGTTGTGGCTGGAACATACGCAAGGCCGCGACATTGCCTTGCAACAACTACAACAGCAGATCAATACACTTGCCCTGGTCGAGCCCGCATCGACTGAAGCAGTAGACCAGCCACAAGGCGGCCAAAGCCTGATTCAGGCAAGTGACGAGATTTACTACCGGACCAAGGCAGCAGCAGTGTTGTGGATGCTGCGTTCAATTGTCGGAAACGATGTGCTCAAGCAGGCGCTTCAGGGCTATCGTCAAATCGGCAGCCAGGACGACGATCCAAAGGAGTTTCAGCGAGTGCTGGAGCGGGCGTCGCACAAAGATCTCAATTGGTTCTTCAACGACTGGGTTTATCAAGACCGCGGCCTGCCTGACCTGACCATCGCCAGTGTGACACCGCGCCAGTTGCCGGCACAGGGGCTGAAGGCCGCAAGCTGGCTGGTCGCCATCGAGGTGCGCAACAACGGCGACGCTGCCGCCGAGGTTCCCGTCACGGTCCGTTCAGGCGCGCTGACGACGACTGAACGGCTTCGCATCATGGGTCGATCGAGCGCTTCGACGCGCATCGTCTTCGAAGGCACTCCCGATGAGGTCATCGTGAATGATGGCAGCGTACCGGAGATTGGGGCAAGCACGCATACCAAGCAGATCGTAATGCATTAA
- the rlmB gene encoding 23S rRNA (guanosine(2251)-2'-O)-methyltransferase RlmB, translating to MEVLYGLHPVEEAIRSGSRQLDHVSVARERRDERLERLIQLCRTAGIRVALEPREQLTRLARTDAHQGVLAVVRERQFLGVEDLLTPKEEGQHRFFLALDGVEDPHNLGALLRTADGAGVDGVILPERRSAPVTATVAKTSAGASEHVRIARVTNLVRALEQMKQKHVWVLGLDERGTPDYTEFDFKTNCVLVLGREGAGLHDLVKKTCDHLLRIPMAGQVSSLNVSVAGAVVMYEAMRQRRPQAEKPAKKPEKARKGLGS from the coding sequence ATGGAAGTTCTGTACGGTCTTCATCCAGTCGAGGAGGCCATCCGTTCCGGTTCGCGCCAGCTTGACCACGTAAGCGTCGCCCGCGAGCGCCGCGACGAACGCCTCGAGCGCCTTATCCAGCTCTGCCGCACTGCGGGCATCCGCGTCGCGCTCGAACCGCGGGAGCAGCTCACCCGCCTCGCCCGTACCGATGCGCACCAGGGCGTGCTGGCTGTCGTCAGAGAGCGTCAGTTTCTCGGCGTCGAAGACCTTCTGACGCCCAAAGAAGAAGGGCAGCATCGCTTTTTTCTCGCGCTCGACGGCGTTGAAGACCCCCACAATCTCGGCGCCTTGCTTCGTACCGCCGACGGTGCCGGAGTTGACGGGGTCATCCTGCCCGAGCGCCGCTCCGCACCGGTCACCGCCACGGTGGCAAAGACCTCTGCCGGAGCCTCCGAGCACGTCCGCATCGCCCGCGTCACCAACCTTGTCCGCGCGCTCGAACAGATGAAGCAAAAGCACGTCTGGGTCCTGGGCCTCGACGAGCGCGGCACGCCCGACTACACCGAGTTCGACTTCAAGACCAACTGTGTCCTTGTACTGGGACGCGAGGGCGCAGGACTACACGATCTGGTCAAAAAGACCTGCGACCATCTTCTGCGCATTCCAATGGCGGGCCAGGTCTCATCGTTGAATGTCTCGGTTGCAGGCGCAGTCGTGATGTACGAAGCCATGCGCCAGCGTCGCCCGCAGGCCGAGAAGCCGGCGAAGAAGCCAGAGAAAGCCCGCAAGGGACTAGGATCTTGA
- a CDS encoding RNA polymerase sigma factor, with product MHDGTISLTNVAAVLTQSENVAIAQGLKRQDPELLDQLIELYQHRLMRYLLFLTGKREVAEDLFQETWMRVLLRGTQYNGKARFDTWLFTIARNLVIDLSRKRTMASLDEMSDSKEDDRPFEVAMSGPSPLEQLEERENCAEVSEVLLKLEPNYREVLVLRFYEELSLEEIAGVTRAPLSTVKSRLYRGLAALKPEMEQLRASRPVGEAVL from the coding sequence GTGCATGATGGAACAATCTCGCTGACGAACGTAGCGGCCGTCTTGACCCAGAGCGAGAATGTGGCCATTGCACAGGGTTTAAAACGTCAGGACCCCGAGCTGCTCGACCAGTTGATTGAACTCTATCAACATCGTCTGATGCGCTACTTGCTGTTTCTCACCGGCAAACGCGAGGTCGCCGAAGATTTGTTTCAGGAAACCTGGATGCGCGTTCTTTTGCGGGGCACGCAATATAACGGCAAGGCCCGCTTCGATACCTGGCTGTTTACGATCGCACGCAACTTGGTGATTGACCTCTCGCGGAAGCGCACCATGGCGAGCCTCGACGAGATGAGCGACAGCAAAGAAGATGATCGCCCGTTTGAGGTTGCCATGTCCGGCCCTTCGCCGTTGGAGCAGCTTGAGGAACGAGAGAACTGCGCCGAGGTAAGTGAGGTGCTGCTGAAGCTTGAGCCGAACTACCGCGAGGTATTGGTGCTGCGCTTCTACGAGGAACTCTCGCTTGAAGAGATCGCCGGTGTTACCCGCGCGCCTTTGTCCACGGTAAAATCCAGGCTCTATCGCGGGCTCGCGGCTTTGAAGCCGGAGATGGAACAGTTGCGCGCATCCCGTCCCGTGGGGGAGGCGGTTCTATGA
- a CDS encoding zinc ribbon domain-containing protein, whose protein sequence is MTMPWNHKSDRTQGAAATDEDQLSLIPAWSVILAIVVFGAVQYLFQVVMPHHRHEMLPMRIIMGYSWGTAFATYVLLIGYVSRDVKRRNMSAGLWMLVVIVMPGGIGAVVYFLLRQPILSRCPHCNTEIASSIHFCPQCQFQVAPVCGRCFRGVQITDVYCTQCGHDLAEDQTPARLRIYSDQS, encoded by the coding sequence ATGACAATGCCTTGGAACCACAAATCGGATAGAACGCAGGGGGCTGCAGCGACGGATGAAGACCAGCTTAGCCTTATTCCGGCATGGTCTGTCATTCTGGCCATCGTTGTCTTCGGAGCAGTTCAGTATCTCTTTCAGGTCGTGATGCCACATCATCGGCACGAGATGTTGCCCATGCGCATCATCATGGGCTACTCGTGGGGAACTGCATTTGCCACCTACGTTCTGCTGATTGGCTATGTCAGCCGTGATGTGAAGCGGCGCAATATGTCGGCGGGGCTGTGGATGCTGGTGGTGATCGTCATGCCCGGTGGAATTGGCGCAGTAGTCTACTTCCTGCTGCGGCAGCCGATTCTTTCGCGTTGCCCGCATTGCAATACAGAGATTGCCTCAAGCATTCACTTCTGTCCGCAGTGCCAGTTTCAGGTGGCTCCAGTGTGCGGGCGCTGCTTTCGCGGTGTGCAGATTACCGATGTTTACTGCACCCAGTGCGGACATGATCTTGCCGAAGATCAGACGCCTGCGCGGTTGCGCATCTATAGCGATCAATCATAA